The genomic region ATCCGCCAGAAGTTCATGGGCCAGGCGATCCATGCGAATCTCGGTATAACGCATGGCGGCCGCCGAGTCGCCATCGATAGAACCGAAGTTCCCCTGACCGTCGACCAGCGGGTGCCGCATGGAAAAGTCCTGGGCGAGACGGACGATCGTGTCATAAACGCCCGTATCCCCATGAGGATGATATTTACCGATGACATCGCCGACCACGCGGGCCGATTTCTTATAGGGTTTGTTGTAGTCATTGCCCAGATCGTTCATGGCGAAAAGCACACGCCTGTGCACGGGCTTCAGGCCGTCACGAACGTCGGGCAGCGCCCGCCCGATGATGACGCTCATCGCATAGT from Acidobacteriota bacterium harbors:
- a CDS encoding DNA gyrase subunit A, producing MLSEQNKVTINIEDEMRKSYMDYAMSVIIGRALPDVRDGLKPVHRRVLFAMNDLGNDYNKPYKKSARVVGDVIGKYHPHGDTGVYDTIVRLAQDFSMRHPLVDGQGNFGSIDGDSAAAMRYTEIRMDRLAHELLAD